DNA from Rubripirellula lacrimiformis:
TTTCGGTTCTGGATTCCCTGTACTTGGCCAGCCCCGAAACGATCTGGCGGACCGCGGCGTCCGAGGGCGGCCAACACGACTGTGTAATGCTGATCGCCCACAATCCGGGGATCAGCCAGCTAGCCAGTATGATGGCCGATCGCGGAATGGAGATGCCGACGGCGGCCATCGCGATTTTCCGATTCGACATCGCCGACTGGAGCGAACTTTCCAGCGGAACGGAAGCCGAGTTCGTCCAGTTCATGAGCCCCAAACTACTCTAGGGAATTGATGTCACCGACGCTCGCTTGGATCACCGCGGCCGCCGTATTGGCGGGCCACTTTGGATTGATGCTGTCCGGCTACAACCGTATCAACGGATTCGGGTGGCAGCGGCGGACGGTCAAGCGATGCACCAAGGTCATGTTCGCTTTCACTCTGCTGTGGCCTCCCATCGCCATTTGGATGTGGCAAGGATTCTTGTCGAATTGGGTCACCGGAAATGCCGATCTCAGTTCGACGCCAACCCTGTTGGCCATCTACAGCGTACTTTGCCTGTTGGCATGGCCGATGCTGGGAATCCCCTGGCTTTACTTTCGGCCTATTTTTGGAGTCGAAGCGGTCACGGCTCCGCGACAAACCGAAGTCGTTCCGGTGCAACAAGCGGTTTCCAACCGATTGGCACTGACCCGCAAATGCAAATTCGAGTCTCGCTTGCCGATCAACCAAGTGTTCGACTTGTCGATTGACCAGATCGATTTACCGGTGGCTCACCTGCCTGCCGAACTGGATGGCTATCGCATCGCTCATCTATCCGACATTCATTTGACCGGCGACATTCACCCAGACTTTGCCGGCTATGCGGTCCAACGTGCAACTCAGTGGGATCCGCACCTGATGGCGATCACCGGCGACATCATTGATAAACAACCCTGCATCGATTGGCTGGGACAGATTTTCGCTCCCGCCCGAGCACGCGACGGTTGCTATTTCGTGCTGGGCAACCACGACACGCGAGTTGTCGATTCGTGGCAAACGCGCGATGCGATGGACCGGGCCGGTTGGACCGACCTGGGCAGCCGTGGATTGAAAAAGAAACTCGGCGGCGTCGATTCGCTGTTGATCGGCAACGAATACCCGTGGTTCCAGCGACCATTGATCGACGCCCAACCGGACCAACCATTCCGATTGCTGCTGAGTCACAGCCCAGACCAATTTGGATGGGCCCGTCGTCATAACGTCACGTTGATGTTGGCCGGGCACACGCACGGCGGCCAAGGACGTTTGCCTTTGGCCGGACCGTTGTTGAGTCCAAGTTTCCATGGCAGCCGTTACGCATCAGGCGACTTCTACCGCGCACCAACAACGATGCACGTCACGCGCGGCCTAGCCGGCACCCACCTGATCCGCATCAACTGTCGCCCCGAACTGTCGCTGCTGACACTTCGCGCAGCTTGAGCCGCCCACCGCGTCAGCGGACGCAATGGCAGCGACGCCAGCGAGTTGATCGCAACGGCGATGCAGCTGCCGATTTCTGAACGGGTGGCGCTCGCCAACGCGTTGTTGAGCAGTATCGAGCCGGCATCCGGCGCGGATGTTTCACAAGTCGAGGCAGATGCGGCATGGGATGCCGAGATCGCTCAGCGAATCGACGATATTGACAGCGGCCGAGTGAAAACGGTTCCTTCGTCCGATGTATGGAAACGGATCGGCGGGAAACCCAGTGGCCGAACTTGAGTATCACCCAGGCGCGTTCGACGACGTAGCCAACACGTACGACGACTACTCGGCGATCGACCCCGATCTTGGTGAACGGTTCAAATTGGAACTTGACCGGGCCGAAGAACTGGTTCAACGATCACCCGAGACATGGAGTCGATATTTCCACGAAACGTAGGGCTTCCGCTTTCGCGGATTCCCATTCACCATGGCGTAATTTATGCGCGACGATCGAATCATCGTGATCGCCGTCTCGCACACCCGGCGGCAGCCTGGCTAAAGGCGTGATCGGCTCGAAGATTAAATTTCGATCGAGGTGACAGTTGAATTCAAGGTGAAATCGAGGATAGTTCTTAAAGAGGCGGGACAGTTTCCTTTGTCGACAGAAGCCATCTGAACCGACCAAAAGGGCAAGTCTCTTTGTTGATCGTCGTGCAGCCCGGGTGGCGTGACGGCGGACTTGACACATCTGTGGAAGCAGCGATGTCTCGATCAGCGCAAGCCTACGGGAGATCCGTTGTGGGTGCGGCATGACGTTGGCGAGCGTACTTGAATCCGGGAATGAAGAAGCATGCCGCGGCAACGATCCCGAACCAGAAATGGGCAAAATCGGGATGGATTGCCATCACCAGCGACACCGCTAGCAGGGCGGCCGCTTGCAGATAAAAGGCGCCGCTGAACATGCTGGCCTTGATGATGAACACCATGGCGCTGATCACGCCCAGCATCGGCGACAGACTTAGCACCGGCATCTGCAACCACCATTCCAGCGGGAACAACGAACCGATCGCGATCATGCTGGCCCCCCAAACATGCGCCACTTGCCTTTCGATGAATGTGACGGGCCCCATTCGTTGCCGCATCGACCAGAACACGCTGGCCCAAGCCCCTAGCCCCACGATCCAAACGGTCGCATAGACCCACCGCTGTTGGACGTCGTGATATTCCAATTGCCAGGTCAACATGCATGCGACCAGCAGCACCAACGAGTGCCAAATCCACAAGGTGCCCCAGTTTTCGAGCACCGCAGAGTGGTGAGTTT
Protein-coding regions in this window:
- a CDS encoding metallophosphoesterase, coding for MSPTLAWITAAAVLAGHFGLMLSGYNRINGFGWQRRTVKRCTKVMFAFTLLWPPIAIWMWQGFLSNWVTGNADLSSTPTLLAIYSVLCLLAWPMLGIPWLYFRPIFGVEAVTAPRQTEVVPVQQAVSNRLALTRKCKFESRLPINQVFDLSIDQIDLPVAHLPAELDGYRIAHLSDIHLTGDIHPDFAGYAVQRATQWDPHLMAITGDIIDKQPCIDWLGQIFAPARARDGCYFVLGNHDTRVVDSWQTRDAMDRAGWTDLGSRGLKKKLGGVDSLLIGNEYPWFQRPLIDAQPDQPFRLLLSHSPDQFGWARRHNVTLMLAGHTHGGQGRLPLAGPLLSPSFHGSRYASGDFYRAPTTMHVTRGLAGTHLIRINCRPELSLLTLRAA
- a CDS encoding addiction module protein, whose product is MQLPISERVALANALLSSIEPASGADVSQVEADAAWDAEIAQRIDDIDSGRVKTVPSSDVWKRIGGKPSGRT